The following are from one region of the uncultured Hyphomonas sp. genome:
- a CDS encoding PfaD family polyunsaturated fatty acid/polyketide biosynthesis protein: MMNVCSAIIENPRLPVSLVLSESEVKAIACEEDISGGNATLPPIYPEWLGDRAFSATHGARFNYVVGEMARGIATPRMVVEAVRAGCLGFYGSAGLSLDEIERGLREIKAGLSDAQTSWGANLIHTPQQPGYEADVVDLFLREGVRRVSASAYMRLSPEIVRYTALGLQRGPNGEVIRTNHVFAKVSRAEVAEQFLAPAPEAILNALMASGAISSGQAQMAAQIPVAAEITAEADSGGHTDRRAAAPLFTSICAARDRIAAKTGISPDTIRIGLAGGIATPHAVAAAFSMGAAYVLTGSINQAAVESGLSLPGRQLLAKASASDVAMAPAADMFEQGVEVQVLKRGTLFAMRGKKLFQFYRSGAAFETLDPKDQAWVEDVLGEPFEAAWESTRDYIRTVNPKEATRAESDGNKRLALVARRYLFSGAQLAREGDPDRLADYQIWCGPAQGAFNEWVAGTFLEDIANRTVRQIAWNLMEGAARITRAAQLRAVGAAVPPTAFNFVPQQFAESEAV; this comes from the coding sequence ATGATGAACGTGTGCTCCGCGATCATTGAGAACCCGCGCCTCCCGGTCAGCCTGGTGCTTTCCGAGAGCGAGGTCAAAGCTATTGCATGCGAAGAGGACATCTCAGGCGGCAACGCCACGCTTCCTCCAATATATCCGGAGTGGCTGGGTGATCGGGCTTTCTCTGCAACCCACGGTGCACGCTTCAACTATGTTGTCGGTGAAATGGCGCGCGGCATCGCCACACCACGTATGGTTGTCGAGGCGGTGCGCGCAGGCTGTTTGGGATTTTACGGCAGTGCGGGTCTCTCGCTCGACGAGATCGAACGCGGTCTCCGCGAGATCAAAGCCGGTTTATCCGATGCGCAGACCAGCTGGGGCGCCAACCTGATCCACACACCGCAACAGCCCGGGTATGAGGCTGACGTCGTGGACCTGTTCCTGCGCGAAGGCGTTCGGCGCGTATCCGCCTCCGCTTATATGCGACTGTCTCCGGAAATCGTGCGGTATACTGCTCTTGGGCTCCAACGCGGCCCGAATGGGGAGGTCATCCGGACCAATCACGTATTTGCGAAGGTTTCTCGCGCCGAAGTCGCCGAGCAGTTTCTCGCCCCGGCCCCAGAGGCCATATTGAACGCACTCATGGCGTCCGGTGCCATTTCTTCAGGTCAGGCCCAGATGGCGGCGCAGATTCCTGTTGCCGCCGAGATCACAGCAGAAGCAGACTCTGGCGGGCACACAGACCGGCGAGCGGCCGCGCCATTGTTCACCTCGATCTGCGCCGCCCGGGACCGCATCGCGGCCAAAACGGGGATCAGCCCTGACACGATCCGGATCGGACTGGCCGGCGGCATCGCCACCCCCCACGCCGTCGCCGCAGCATTCAGCATGGGCGCAGCCTATGTTTTGACCGGTTCTATAAATCAGGCGGCCGTTGAATCCGGACTTTCCCTGCCCGGCCGCCAGCTGCTGGCAAAAGCCAGCGCTTCGGATGTGGCCATGGCGCCCGCCGCCGACATGTTCGAACAAGGGGTGGAAGTACAGGTACTGAAACGCGGCACTCTGTTTGCCATGCGCGGAAAGAAACTGTTCCAGTTTTACCGCTCCGGTGCTGCCTTCGAGACGCTTGATCCAAAGGACCAGGCATGGGTGGAGGATGTCCTGGGTGAGCCCTTCGAAGCTGCCTGGGAATCGACGCGGGACTATATCCGGACGGTCAATCCCAAAGAGGCCACCCGCGCAGAGTCGGATGGTAACAAGCGGCTCGCTCTGGTCGCGAGGCGTTACCTTTTCTCAGGTGCCCAACTGGCGCGTGAAGGTGATCCTGATCGTCTGGCCGACTACCAGATCTGGTGCGGCCCCGCACAGGGCGCGTTCAACGAATGGGTTGCAGGAACCTTCCTGGAAGACATTGCAAACCGAACGGTCCGTCAGATTGCATGGAACCTCATGGAAGGCGCCGCACGTATCACCCGCGCCGCC
- a CDS encoding SDR family oxidoreductase yields the protein MGLLDGRVAVITGAGSGIGRAAAEAMAKEGAAVFATDIDEAGLQETARNISAAGGRVETLIQDVTDEALWDKVMDQAEATLGAPSILVNNAGIAIGGAIPEFSLDDWKTQMAVNVDSVFLGTRAAIRKMQNSGGSIVNISSVAGLRGAAGLSAYCASKGAVRLFTKAAAVECARAGWPVRVNSVHPGIIDTPIWQKSIGRLGEGMPIVSDVPAGANALDAETLGAQASPMGRPGRPDEVADLIVYLASDKSSYINGQEHVVDGAMTAGG from the coding sequence ATGGGTTTACTGGATGGCCGCGTAGCGGTGATCACCGGGGCTGGAAGCGGCATTGGCCGTGCCGCCGCAGAAGCGATGGCAAAAGAAGGCGCCGCTGTCTTTGCCACAGACATTGACGAGGCGGGACTGCAGGAAACTGCGCGCAATATCAGCGCTGCTGGCGGGAGGGTCGAAACCCTGATCCAGGACGTCACTGATGAGGCTCTCTGGGACAAGGTCATGGACCAGGCAGAAGCAACGCTTGGGGCCCCTTCCATTCTCGTCAACAATGCAGGCATCGCCATCGGCGGAGCTATTCCGGAATTTTCGCTGGATGACTGGAAGACACAAATGGCCGTGAATGTGGACAGCGTATTTCTCGGTACGCGCGCAGCTATTCGCAAGATGCAGAACAGCGGCGGATCCATCGTAAACATTTCATCAGTCGCAGGTTTGCGCGGGGCGGCTGGGCTAAGCGCTTATTGCGCGTCGAAAGGCGCGGTTCGCCTATTCACCAAGGCCGCCGCCGTAGAGTGCGCACGTGCCGGCTGGCCGGTCCGGGTGAATTCCGTTCACCCCGGCATTATCGACACCCCCATCTGGCAGAAATCGATTGGACGGCTCGGCGAAGGGATGCCGATTGTCTCAGACGTTCCAGCGGGGGCGAATGCGTTGGATGCCGAGACTCTCGGCGCTCAGGCTTCGCCCATGGGGCGGCCCGGCCGCCCCGATGAGGTTGCTGACCTGATCGTTTATCTTGCATCGGACAAGTCCAGCTATATCAATGGACAAGAGCATGTGGTCGACGGTGCGATGACCGCAGGCGGCTGA
- the rpsD gene encoding 30S ribosomal protein S4, which translates to MSRRHSAKYKIDRRVGENIWGRPKSPVNKRNYKPGQHGQNRRNKTSDFGMQLMAKQKLKGYYGDITEKQFLRVYEEAARLKGNTAENLIGLLESRLDAIVYRAKFVPTIFAARQFVNHGHVLLNGRRCNIGSVRLKPGDVVQIREKSRNMALVLEALGSPERDLPEYVEVDPKAMSATFTRVPELADVPYPVKMEPAQVVEFYSS; encoded by the coding sequence ATGTCACGTCGCCATAGCGCGAAGTACAAGATCGACCGTCGCGTCGGTGAGAACATCTGGGGCCGCCCGAAGTCCCCCGTCAACAAGCGCAATTACAAGCCCGGACAGCACGGCCAGAACCGCCGCAACAAGACGTCCGACTTCGGTATGCAGCTGATGGCGAAACAAAAGCTGAAGGGCTACTACGGTGATATCACCGAGAAACAGTTCCTTCGCGTCTACGAAGAAGCGGCCCGCCTGAAAGGCAACACCGCTGAGAACCTGATCGGCTTGCTGGAATCGCGTCTCGACGCAATCGTCTATCGCGCCAAGTTCGTTCCGACGATTTTCGCAGCTCGTCAGTTCGTGAACCATGGACACGTGCTGCTCAACGGTCGCCGTTGTAACATCGGTTCGGTTCGCCTGAAGCCGGGTGATGTGGTTCAGATCCGCGAAAAATCCCGCAATATGGCTCTGGTGCTCGAAGCCCTCGGTAGCCCCGAGCGTGATCTGCCAGAATATGTTGAAGTTGACCCGAAAGCGATGAGCGCAACATTCACGCGCGTCCCGGAACTGGCTGATGTGCCGTATCCGGTGAAGATGGAACCGGCCCAGGTGGTCGAATTCTACTCGTCGTAA
- a CDS encoding PPK2 family polyphosphate kinase yields the protein MSIPDISDVRKRLIAEPGKPFDLSDRDSGDRSLFEDKSLAKTSLKKDAAVINELKDILYAEKKRSILVVLQGMDTAGKSGTIKSVFADTTPLGMEVKAFKAPSSNELARDYLWRIHNAVPKKGHVGIFDRSHYEDVLVVKVRGFASPEDIEKRYDQINAFEGHLSQNGVTMVKCMLNVGYEEQGIRLRERLEEQHKYWKFNPADLDDRALWKDYMSAYETAVQRCSTEHSPWYVIPSDSRTRRNAMIARLVRGALEEMDLSWPKSDYRLEDFDFS from the coding sequence ATGAGCATTCCCGATATTTCCGACGTCCGCAAACGCCTCATCGCGGAGCCGGGGAAGCCCTTCGATCTCTCCGATCGCGATAGCGGCGACCGCAGTCTCTTCGAAGACAAGTCTCTTGCGAAGACCAGCCTGAAAAAGGATGCGGCTGTTATCAACGAGTTGAAGGACATTCTCTACGCAGAAAAGAAACGTTCGATCCTGGTCGTTTTGCAAGGCATGGATACGGCAGGAAAATCCGGCACGATCAAATCCGTTTTCGCTGACACCACGCCCCTCGGCATGGAAGTGAAAGCGTTCAAGGCGCCAAGCTCAAACGAGCTGGCGCGTGATTACCTCTGGCGGATCCACAATGCGGTTCCGAAAAAGGGGCATGTCGGGATATTTGATCGCTCCCACTATGAGGATGTGCTCGTTGTGAAGGTGCGGGGCTTCGCCAGCCCGGAAGACATTGAAAAGCGCTACGACCAGATCAATGCGTTTGAGGGGCACCTCTCCCAAAATGGTGTCACGATGGTGAAGTGCATGCTCAACGTTGGTTATGAGGAGCAGGGTATCCGGCTTCGTGAGCGTCTCGAAGAGCAGCACAAATACTGGAAGTTCAATCCTGCCGATCTTGATGACCGGGCGCTGTGGAAAGACTACATGTCAGCGTATGAAACCGCCGTTCAGCGTTGCTCAACAGAGCATTCTCCCTGGTATGTCATCCCGTCGGATAGCCGCACGCGCCGCAACGCCATGATCGCACGGCTCGTTCGCGGTGCATTGGAGGAAATGGACCTCAGCTGGCCGAAATCTGACTATCGCCTGGAAGACTTCGACTTTTCCTAG
- a CDS encoding DUF2807 domain-containing protein, whose amino-acid sequence MIRPLVFSTVFAATAFSAMADTTETYDFTGFDELDIAAGVEVTYETSNNYSVVADFSRGGPDDMKIHQDGDRLYISKKMTSGWGDKLRVTVRITSPELDEVEASSGSSIQAHRINADTFTLRVSSGASAELSGSCKELDVKVSSGGNADAKDLQCLSLSASASSGGSASAYASESATGKTSSGGSIDVWGDPPRRTSNHSISGGSTDFH is encoded by the coding sequence ATGATACGCCCCTTAGTCTTTTCCACTGTTTTCGCCGCCACTGCCTTTTCGGCAATGGCAGACACCACCGAGACATATGATTTCACCGGGTTCGATGAGCTCGACATCGCCGCGGGCGTGGAAGTCACATATGAAACTTCGAACAATTACAGCGTTGTTGCGGACTTCAGCCGAGGCGGGCCGGACGACATGAAGATCCATCAGGATGGCGACCGACTGTACATTTCGAAGAAAATGACTTCCGGCTGGGGAGACAAACTTCGCGTCACCGTTCGCATAACCTCGCCAGAGCTGGACGAAGTGGAAGCCAGTTCGGGGTCATCAATCCAGGCACATAGGATCAATGCGGATACTTTTACGCTCCGGGTATCGAGTGGCGCATCTGCCGAACTGTCAGGCAGCTGCAAAGAGCTTGATGTAAAGGTCAGCTCAGGCGGCAACGCCGACGCGAAAGACTTGCAGTGCCTCTCGCTTTCCGCCTCAGCCAGTAGCGGTGGATCAGCCAGCGCCTATGCCAGCGAAAGCGCAACCGGAAAAACCTCCAGCGGCGGCAGCATTGACGTTTGGGGTGATCCGCCACGCCGGACCTCGAACCACTCCATCAGCGGGGGCAGCACGGACTTCCACTAG
- a CDS encoding DUF2807 domain-containing protein — protein sequence MKRAATCFTALIVLVAPAAIAETQSYPAEAFSQIKAVGPIDVIYEPAATPSIMVEQAENDFSDVYLDFEGDTLVVSRKSIRDRSGWFSNVNINTKNNRKTIKINGKHVPYYVVRVSGPDLDGAVLKRSAKLTANGVNSTRFDAHASSSGYLLLSGSAKFAEFHASSSGEISAPDFRAQSFDIEVSSSGDVEAKSNGNGRVKVDASSSAGLDFESLGVAEFLIQASSSAEIELSGECASIEIEASSSADVDGKDLACRDAKVAASSSADVSVHVSDSIEAKASSSGDINVSGSPAVRNISRSSGGDVDFES from the coding sequence ATGAAACGAGCAGCCACCTGCTTCACGGCGCTGATTGTCCTGGTTGCGCCAGCGGCTATCGCAGAAACTCAATCTTATCCCGCGGAGGCATTCTCTCAGATCAAAGCGGTCGGGCCCATTGATGTCATTTATGAGCCTGCGGCGACGCCATCGATCATGGTTGAGCAGGCCGAGAATGATTTCAGTGACGTCTACCTGGATTTCGAAGGCGACACGCTGGTTGTCTCCCGCAAGAGCATTCGTGATAGGTCGGGCTGGTTCAGCAATGTCAATATCAACACGAAAAACAACCGGAAAACGATCAAGATCAACGGCAAACACGTTCCTTATTATGTCGTGCGTGTATCGGGCCCGGACCTTGACGGCGCGGTTCTGAAGCGTTCCGCCAAACTGACTGCAAATGGCGTGAACAGTACGCGCTTCGACGCGCACGCCTCATCCAGTGGATACCTGCTTCTCAGCGGGTCGGCAAAATTTGCCGAGTTTCATGCGTCCTCCAGCGGAGAAATTTCTGCCCCGGATTTCCGCGCCCAATCGTTCGATATCGAAGTCTCATCGAGCGGTGATGTCGAAGCCAAATCCAATGGTAATGGCCGAGTGAAAGTTGATGCCTCATCCAGCGCAGGTCTCGATTTCGAGTCCCTGGGAGTCGCCGAGTTCCTCATCCAGGCATCTTCCAGCGCTGAGATTGAACTTTCCGGTGAATGCGCCAGCATTGAAATCGAAGCATCTTCAAGCGCTGATGTGGACGGCAAGGACCTGGCCTGCCGCGATGCCAAAGTTGCAGCCTCCAGCAGCGCAGATGTCAGCGTTCACGTGTCTGATTCAATAGAAGCAAAAGCCTCGAGTAGCGGCGATATCAATGTCTCCGGTTCTCCTGCGGTTCGTAACATATCCCGGTCGAGCGGCGGTGACGTCGATTTCGAAAGCTGA